Proteins encoded by one window of Xenopus tropicalis strain Nigerian chromosome 6, UCB_Xtro_10.0, whole genome shotgun sequence:
- the LOC100494817 gene encoding transient receptor potential cation channel subfamily V member 4, with the protein MPVQPANQMGQTALHIAIERRCKDYVELLVQKGADVHAQAKGRFFQPKDEGGCFYFGELPLSLAACTKQDDIVDYLTENVYNKADLCRQDSRGNTVLHALVAIADNTEETTTFVTKMYDRLVVKCAKLNKECRLETILNNDKMSPLMMAAQLGKIDIFQHIIQLEIKDEEAQHLSRKFRDWNYGPLHSSLYDLATLDTYEDGDSVLEILVYKSTAKNRHEMLAVEPINELLKEKWKKFGAVFFYLSFFAYLFLMIIFTLISYYRPMEGTPPYPYRTTTDHLRLVGEIIILLTGIVFLIGNMKDLIMKKYPGVYSLFTDGCFQLLNFIYSVLVIITATLYLAGIEAYLAVMVIALVLGWINALYFTRGLKLTGMYSVMLQKVLFKDLFRFLLVYLLFMVGYASALVSLLNPCTNEMICNDGQENCTVSENPSCQHSTTFISLLLNLFTLTIGMGDLEVISHAKYPAVFIVLLVTYLIITFVLLLNMLIALMGETVGEVSKESKQIWQLQWATTILDIERYLPACMRKAFRSGEAVFIGPKDERWCFRVDEVNWSHWKQDIATIKEDPGKNNLQRDRPLVGKHKADQHSEDEKLLPEKDPQA; encoded by the exons ATGCCTGTTCAACCTGCCAACCAGATGG GCCAAACCGCTCTGCATATAGCCATTGAGAGGCGCTGTAAGGATTATGTTGAGTTGCTGGTACAGAAGGGGGCTGATGTTCATGCTCAGGCCAAAGGGCGTTTCTTTCAACCCAAGGATGAAGGGGGATGTTTCTACTTTG GTGAACTTCCCCTGTCCCTTGCTGCTTGCACCAAGCAGGATGATATTGTGGACTATTTGACAGAGAATGTTTATAATAAGGCAGATTTGTGTCGTCAGGATTCCCGTGGTAATACAGTTCTGCACGCCTTGGTTGCTATAGCAGACAATACAGAAGAAACAACCACATTTGTAACTAAGATGTATGATCGTTTGGTCGTTAAATGTGCTAAGCTGAACAAAGAGTGTAGATTGGAGACCATCCTCAACAATGACAAGATGTCACCTCTCATGATGGCAGCCCAATTGGGAAAAATAGAT atATTCCAGCACATCATCCAACTTGAAATAAAAGACGAAGAAGCTCAACACCTCTCACGGAAGTTCCGGGATTGGAATTATGGCCCTTTGCATTCTTCACTTTATGACTTGGCTACGCTGGATACCTATGAGGATGGGGATTCCGTACTTGAAATACTGGTTTATAAGAGTACAGCTAAG AACCGCCATGAGATGCTGGCAGTGGAGCCCATAAATGAACTATTAAAAGAAAAGTGGAAGAAGTTTGGTGCTGTTTTTTTCTACCTCAGTTTTTTTGCCTATCTCTTTCTCATGATCATCTTCACATTAATTTCCTATTACCGACCCATGGAAGGCACG CCCCCTTACCCTTACAGAACAACAACGGATCACTTGAGGCTTGTAGGAGAGATCATTATTCTGCTGACTGGGATAGTCTTCTTGATTGGCAAC ATGAAAGATCTTATTATGAAGAAGTACCCCGGGGTATATTCTCTATTTACTGACGGATGCTTCCAGCTGCTTAA TTTTATCTACTCTGTGCTGGTCATTATCACAGCGACTCTGTACCTTGCTGGTATTGAAGCTTACCTGGCCGTTATGGTGATTGCCTTGGTCTTGGGCTGGATAAATGCTTTATACTTTACACGAGGCTTGAAGCTCACTGGGATGTACAGCGTTATGCTTCAGAAG GTCCTGTTTAAGGATTTATTTCGCTTCCTGTTGGTGTACCTGCTCTTTATGGTTGGATATGCATCAG CTTTGGTATCCTTACTGAATCCATGCACAAATGAGATGATATGCAATGATGGACAAGAAAACTGTACTGTCTCAGAAAATCCTTCCTGCCAACACAGCACCACATTCATCAGTTTACTGCTAAACCTCTTTACATTGACCATTGGGATGGGAGACCTAGAGGTGATCAGCCATGCCAAGTACCCTGCAGTCTTCATCGTTCTGTTGGTGACATACCTCATCATCACCTTTGTTCTCCTCCTTAACATGTTAATCGCTTTAATGGGAGAGACCGTCGGGGAGGTGTCCAAGGAAAGCAAGCAGATCTGGCAACTGCAG TGGGCTACCACAATCCTAGATATAGAGAGGTATCTTCCAGCTTGCATGAGGAAAGCCTTCCGCTCTGGAGAAGCAGTCTTTATTGGACCGAAAGATGAACGCTGGTGTTTTAG